tttttttttttcaaaggctAGTTACAAAAAAGAAACGTAAactatttaacaaataaaataaaaaagcagtgGTTTAGGAGATTCTCTCcccaccaaaaaaacaaaacaaaaaacatttaacttAAGGggctttacaaaaaaaattaaaaatacaaagtaaaaaacaaaGCTTGCTGTGGTGAAGAAGGTTATTGtcctaaaatgtaaaatgcatagaagccaaaaaaaaaaaaaaaatagttcatGTTTGAGCTTTTTTTGGATTGTTTTTCAAGACTAGTTgaaaaaacagaaatgtaaatcgtgtagaagtaaaaaaaagcaaacactgTGTCTTACGACTTTTTTGCCCCAATGGTActtatgaaaaagaaaaattatgtggtgaagtaataaaaaattaagtatgTTGTTGTTTCAACGTACtatagacattttttttaaatattgtgggagaattttttttcccatggccatttaacaacaataaaactgtGTAGATAACTGTGTAGCTAATCAAAacgttaacaataataaaaaaaaaaagttaaaaatcttATACCTTAAAGGGCAGCACTCCAGCCACGAAGGCCCTGCCGTAGATCTTGGTGATGTTTCCTCTCTCGGTCATGTTGATGGGACTCAGTTCCTTCACAGGGTTCACCTTGAGCACCACCTCACCACCTCCCTTAGGATAGTAACCTCTGTTTACGAcggaaaaaatattttgaaaacgTTTTAGCTTTTACTTTTAATGATTACATTCAGATCTGAACCAAAGTTGCGCACAAATACCTCATTTTCAAATCGCAGTCAAACTGAACTCCGAATCTCTCCGCGATTGGTTTGAAGATCTAAAAAAGATTTGAACGTCAGAAACAGAAGGATGTCCAGCTGATGGCTCTGCCAAGTGCGCAAGCATACGTCTACACGTACCTTCAACGTGTAGTCGATCTGAGGTGCCATCTCAGCATTGGTTCCTCCCTTCAGGCACAGCTCTGACGGACCCTGAGCGAACAGGGCACATGGCAGCGAGACCTGCATCAGCAGTCCCACGCTTCTACACTCCGGACAACACAAGTACACTTAGGGCCAAAAGTGCTTTATCATGCTGTCACAAATTAGCATAATTTCACAGTTTGGAACAAGCAAGGCAACGTAAATGACTAAAAACGATACTTACCCGGCCGTCTGAGTGTCTGCGATGTGATTCCCCCCCTTGATTTTCCCAGGAGTGAGCGTAATTTCCGTGGATCCCACTGTGGCTCCTTCCAGATTGCCGTTGCACATGTCCCTCACCAGCTCGAGACCTGACAGATGCTGAGGCCTGGTGACGTTGAACAGGAAGGGGGGTGTCGGGATAACAATTGAGGAGAAAACTAAGTACACGCAGTTCGAAATTATCTCATTTCGACTTAAAAGATTTGCTCAGATTTGCTCCATTTACTGACAGGCCATTAGACTGGATTGAGTTTTAATAACTTTTCACATAGGCTGcatctttatatttatatttaaaacagcaaaaaaatttACACAACAAAGCAAAATATGGGTTACTTAAGAGCTTCAATAAAAACCCAGACCTTTTAAAGGGCTAAAAGTGAAGGATAACATGGAAAGTAGCCATGTGCTTCAGTGCCAACTAACAAAGGGCCCCATTAAAAATTAATGGTAAAAGTATTTAACAGCATTTCTGTGGGATAAAcaattgtttaaaatctctttacttaatatatggTCGTATATCTATATGCTTGACTCCAAAAGTGAAGTGTAAATTGAATAACTAGACTCCAAAAACCAACTTTGCTTTGTTTCATGATTCACTGTTGAATAGGAAAGGGGGAGCAAATGGAGGATGTTccacatataaaaatataactatataaatgtacataaagCCTCGGAAATGAGTATATAGTGCGTTTAAAACAAATTCTTCATTACCTCAAACCCGGTGTGCTTCTACCGGCtcggattttatttattttgattgacGCCccttggatgcaactcagcgcCGCAGACACTCTTAAAATCTGTCCTCCCTTTAAAGACAAacatacaaatttttttttttttttttaagtaataaccGACAACAACTAAATTTAATTCTGGCGATGccattttaatgtgttaaatattaaaactttaatcggaaatattaaacaaaaaggCTGGAAAATGAATACTCACCCCTTCCATTACACTTCCGTCCATTTCGAACGTAGTTGCGGCCATTTTTGCGAAAAGCGAGAAATTGTTACAATGTATCAACGTGCGCGTGAAGAGCGACGCGCGTGAGGGAATAAAGAGACCGAGCGCGACTTTCACACTGTACTAAAGTTGATATAAACCGGCGTATGGCCACAAACAATGCCGCGATAAACGCCAACTTCTCAACAAAAGCTCTGGCCCTAGGGAAACTGCTCTTCGcaactgaaatcaaaataaacttAGTGCGCGGTTGGGTcgatttaaataaacaaagatgGATTTGACTTGaccacaaataataattaagcgAATTTCCTGGCAGTGCGATCTCACTCTGGAAACTAGTCTTGCCAGTCACACTGCTATGGTGGATAAGCCCTGGGCATGCGCAGAAGAGCGATGTCCGATTCGTTGGCGAATCGTTCTATTGAATCGgatcttttcagtgaatcacaTGAACCGGTTCACTAAACCGCTTGGTTCATTCCAATCGGATTTCGAGTGAACTGACTCGTTGAACcgagaatgtttgttttttttgtgagcATGTCCGATTCGGAATGAACCATGAACTGATGGATAAGCTGATAGCAGTAGCACTTTgtcatcaaaatattttttaaaaacccaacccaactatatttttattatattttttgacgCATTTTAGAGGTGTCATTACATGTATTTTTCATTCAAACAGTTCTGAagagatatatttttaatatatagaaTTAAAACGGCTTAGTGTATTTTGTGGGTCATTTGAAATATATGGAATAAACATTTAGTACATGACACCGAACGAACATTGAAGGTCTAAGCATGTTACTTttgtatttaactttttaagtctttctttctttggttattattttatttatttatttatttgttaggaatttttgtatttaagtaatcataataatatttttattttatataatatttatgttattattgttttatataaattgcATCAGTagttaataatttatatatgtattcaATAATCatttatgttgatttattatatttattatatttataatactaaatatactatttatttgttctattcAAAgcttttttatagaaatattctgttaaaatatctctgaaataTTTGCCCTTGtcattaaaatgctttttaaaccTAATTTAACCTTATATTTATGACACATTTTAGAGGTGTCATAACATGTATGTTTCATTCAAACAGTTCTGAagagatatatttttaatatatagaaTTAAAACGGCTTAGTGTATTTTCTGGGTCATTTGAAATAATGACCCACAAAATACACTAAGCCGTTTATAACTAAATGTTTATGGAATAAACATTTAGTACGTGACACCAAAAGAACATTGAAGGTctaagtatatatttattacttttgtatataacaattttaatcttttaatcttttcttcctttccttttcctttgtttctttctttggatgtttatttatttagatttttttcagttaggaattcatgtgtttaaataatcattacattcattatattaaaagctattctttttagaaatattctgttaaaatatctctgaaataTTTGCCCTTGACCAAAAAGCTCTCCGATTGGTCCGTGGAGCGGGGTGTGTGGGTTACGTAATTTCCGGTTACACCAATTCGCTGGAGAAAGATGGCGACCGTCATCACTGTGCGTGCTCCAGTCGCGTTTATGAGACGCCTGGTATGTTTTCACCTTTCATTTTACACGCATCTTACTATTGCAATGACTTCTAACGTTCACGAGTGATATTTAGAGTCAATGTAGGCGCAAATCAGCGTTTGTAAGCGATTACAAAGCTGAAGGATCTGAGGAACTAGCAGCCTGCAGCTGAAGCACTGGACCTGCATAATGTGTGTGGATAGCTGCCAACATGTAAACACCGAGAAAACAGTTAAAAGCAAGCATAAAAACTGTTGTTTACAGCGAACAAACTCCAAAAGTATGAGACCAGTGTAAATGTCTAGTGTAAATAGTATGAGGCTAGTGTAAATGTctacaatttattaataatttaattaatgagTGGTATGTAttgacatttataaaatatgtaaaatacttagtatatatatatatttgtggtttcaaatgtacaaaaaagTAGTTTCCTGTAGTCTTGTACAAAACtttctaaatttaatatttaacattttctatctatctatctatctatctgagtgtgagtgtatctatactgtatatagatagATGTTTAtgtataatacaatattatattaaaattattacaaagattaaaatatattaaatagacaCTAGTAAATGTTTgcgttttattaatatttaattaataaatagtattaatgtatttattaaatgtgtgtgtgtgtttgtgttgggtGTGTAAATGGTTATATGTAGCCTTTTCAAGTTGacgtaatattataatatttgactttatattactaatatttatattactttataataatatatgtacGAGACTACTAGTAGTGTAAATGTCTACATTCGATTAATATTCAAGTTTGAATtaataaacagtatttattgatatttaattttaaaaaatcaatttgcatataatatttatttatataaaatacagtggtgtgaaaaagtgttggcccccttcctgatttttttttttgcatgtttgtcacactttaatgtttcagatcatcaaacaaatttaaatattaatgaaagataacacaagtaaacacaacatgcagtttttaaattaagttttttattatgaagggaaaacaaaatacaaacccaagtgcgcttgagcttgaggtcacaaactgatggccggacattctccttcaggattttctgatagagtgcaggattcatggttccatcaattatggcaagtcatccaggttctgaagatgcaaagcagccccagaccatcacactaccaccaccatgtttgactgttggtatgatgctctttttatgaaatgctgtgttggttttacgccagatgtaacgggacacacacttTCCAAAAAGtgcaacttttgtctcatcagtccacagaatatttgcccaagtcttggggataatcaagatattttttggcaaatgtgagacgagcctttgtgttgtttttggacagcaatggcttttgttgttctgggttcttttatgacctcctggatgagtcgtctttgtgctcttggagtaattttggtaggccggccactcctgggaaggttcaccactgttccaagttttctccatttgtggataatggctctgaccatggtttgctggagtcccaaagccttagaaatggctttataaccctttccagactgatacatgtaaactattttgtttctcatctgtttatgaatttctttagatcgcgGCATGTCAGACAGgatctatttaagtgatttcttgattcaacaggtctggcagtaatcaggcctgggtttggctagtgaaatttaactcagctttctaaaataatgtggttaatcacagttctttcatgatttaataggagggggcaattaatttttcacgtagggccaggtaggtttggacagcttttttcccttaataaatgaaatcatcatttaaaaactgcattttgtatttacttgcattatctttgtgtaatattaaaatttgtttgatgatctgaatcttttaagtgtgacaactatgcaaaaaacactttttcacaccactgtaaatatgttatatataaatttgtaaCCGGTTATACGCAGCCTTTATTTCATGTAGTTTCACATTTACAGacaagtttaatattttatatatatgtgtgtgtgtttgtgtgtacaatTTGGAATTAAATCATTGTAACTGGTCATAGGCAGCTATTGTTTTCATTCAGACATTTGCGcttttttgtcttgatttttttccccatgtaTAGCGTGCTGTAATTTAGATCGTGCTGCTCTATTGAGTATAAATGTTGCAAACATTGAAAAGGTGACTCATGTTTTTGCTCTGTGTCGTGTGGTTCAGGTCTCTGCTCGCCTGCACAGACACTGCTGCTCGAAGGTCCAGGCTGCTTGCTTTGTATCCCGCCCCCACTCATATTCCCTCATCACTGGACAACAGCATCGGTTCTTTCGTACAAGCTATGGTGAGTTTTAACATTTGTAGTAAAAGTCTGTGTTCtagtaaaatgcatttataatctCTTTAttctgcttattgcagttgcAGCAAGACCAGTCTTGCCGTTCAAGCTCTCAGATATTGGAGAGGGCATTATGGAAGTTACGGTTAAAGAATGGTAAGTTTACTTCTTTTTTTGACACTTACAAATATCTACCAGCAGAGGTCGCCATTATCTGTCTTTCATCATCAGGTATGTGAAAGAAGGCGACAAAGTGTCTCAGTTCGACAGCATCTGTGAAGTGCAGAGTGACAAAGCATCTGTCACCATCACCAGCCGTTACGATGGAATCATTCGCAAACTCTACTATGATGTCGATTCCATTGCCCTTGTAGGCAAACCTCTCGTTGACATTGAAACGGACGCAGGTCAAGGTCAGTGTTGAGAGTGTTTGTGTAAGTACCTGACCTTGTATTGAGTTATTTAGTGTTTCACTGGGTCTTGCAGTGGAGGGGCCTCAGGAGGATGTGGTGGAGACACCAGCCATATCTCAAGAGGAGCACACGCACCAGGAGATCAAAGGTCACAAGACTCAGGCCACCCCTGCCGTCAGACGCCTAGCCATGGAGAACAATGTACGTTTcagatttgtctttttttcttttcttcaaaaACACAGGTTTAAAGTtaattgtgtgtatgtatatgtgtatgtgtgtatatatgtgtatatgtatatatatatatatatatatatatatatatatataagcttgACGTCGACTAGTCGCTGGTCCTATAGAGGGCGCAACAGGATAAGAAATCTTTGAAGGATTTCCACATTTACGCTCCGTTtccaaacagttaaaatgacaaataaatgcatactccAAAAGCGCTCCACAAGACATGTGTGATTATATTACTGGATGCTCGAAATTGAACAGGAGAAAGCACGTTTTAAACAGCTTAATGTGCAGGTAAGTTAATCGCTGTTC
The sequence above is a segment of the Onychostoma macrolepis isolate SWU-2019 chromosome 22, ASM1243209v1, whole genome shotgun sequence genome. Coding sequences within it:
- the rtca gene encoding RNA 3'-terminal phosphate cyclase — encoded protein: MAATTFEMDGSVMEGGGQILRVSAALSCIQGASIKINKIRAGRSTPGLRPQHLSGLELVRDMCNGNLEGATVGSTEITLTPGKIKGGNHIADTQTAGSVGLLMQVSLPCALFAQGPSELCLKGGTNAEMAPQIDYTLKIFKPIAERFGVQFDCDLKMRGYYPKGGGEVVLKVNPVKELSPINMTERGNITKIYGRAFVAGVLPFKLAKDMSTAAVRTIRKEIKDLYINIQSLQEKDKACGNGNGIIIIAESSTGCIFAGSSLGKKGVYADKVGIEAAEMLLKNIRQNGCVDEFLQDQLIIFMALANGTSRMRTGPITLHTRTAIHVAEQLTNAKFVIRKSEDEQANSDTYIIECQGVGATNPNL